The following coding sequences lie in one Bifidobacterium sp. ESL0690 genomic window:
- a CDS encoding DUF917 domain-containing protein → MRTIGIDEINDIALGASLLGAGGGGDPYIGRLLAIQAVKECGPVTLIEPEEIPDDAFVAPCAMVGAPTVMTEKGGGKDDFNRLFDRMERETGKKIYATMPIEAGGVNSMLPIVAGARRGLPVVDADGMGRAFPELQMVTFTIGGVSSSPLAYSDEKGNVGVMHNISNKWTEDIVRSITNTVGGQVMTCQYTMSAKKCRDWCVPNIVTMSQELGRSIRSIKEGEDSKGIEQRFLDLTHGVRLFSGKVTDVLRETRGAFNYGKVVLAGIGSDKGHEASVTYQNENLKCEVDGDIVATAPDLICLVDHDTYTPVPNEAVKYGKRVLVAGLPCAPQWRTEEGLKLVGPRYFGLDTDYIPVEERSQRKGK, encoded by the coding sequence ATGAGAACCATCGGTATTGATGAAATCAACGATATCGCTTTGGGAGCCTCATTGCTTGGTGCCGGCGGTGGAGGCGACCCTTATATCGGTCGTCTGCTCGCCATACAGGCAGTCAAGGAATGCGGCCCGGTGACTCTGATTGAACCAGAGGAAATCCCTGACGATGCATTCGTCGCCCCTTGCGCCATGGTCGGCGCTCCTACGGTGATGACCGAAAAGGGCGGCGGCAAGGATGATTTCAATCGTCTTTTCGACCGTATGGAACGCGAGACCGGCAAAAAGATCTACGCGACCATGCCCATCGAAGCCGGTGGCGTCAACTCCATGCTGCCGATCGTCGCGGGTGCCCGTCGTGGCCTTCCCGTCGTCGACGCAGACGGCATGGGCCGTGCATTCCCGGAATTGCAGATGGTCACCTTCACCATCGGCGGTGTCTCGTCCTCGCCATTGGCGTATAGCGACGAAAAGGGCAACGTCGGTGTGATGCACAACATCTCCAACAAATGGACTGAAGACATCGTCCGCTCCATCACCAACACCGTCGGCGGCCAGGTCATGACCTGCCAGTATACGATGAGTGCCAAGAAGTGCCGTGACTGGTGCGTGCCCAATATCGTCACCATGTCGCAGGAATTGGGCCGTTCCATCCGTTCCATCAAGGAAGGCGAGGATTCCAAGGGTATCGAACAGCGCTTCCTCGATCTGACCCACGGTGTCAGGCTGTTCAGCGGCAAGGTCACCGATGTACTTCGTGAGACGCGCGGCGCCTTCAACTACGGCAAGGTGGTGCTTGCCGGCATCGGTTCGGACAAGGGACATGAGGCCTCCGTGACCTATCAGAACGAGAACCTCAAATGCGAGGTCGATGGGGACATCGTCGCCACCGCTCCCGATCTGATCTGCTTGGTCGACCACGATACCTACACACCAGTGCCGAACGAGGCCGTGAAATACGGCAAGCGCGTGTTGGTCGCGGGCCTGCCCTGCGCTCCGCAGTGGCGCACCGAAGAAGGTCTCAAGCTGGTCGGCCCACGATACTTCGGTCTCGACACTGACTACATCCCGGTAGAAGAACGTTCACAACGCAAAGGAAAGTGA
- a CDS encoding DUF917 domain-containing protein, whose product MQKLVSSDIPDIALGSSLLGAGGGGDPYGGSLIARQALEKVGSIDLYDAEEVPDDWIVATIGGVGAPSVMAEKGINGCEFPNLLKAMKEQTGHSLNAFVLSEIGGMNSVIPVAASAVAGIPLVNVDGMGRAFPGLQQDSYNIAGVHTWPMAFADEKGNVAMLTTIDNDWMENLGRAAVDAMGGQGIALGQLMSGKTMKRAAVRDSLTKARFIGRTIRTIKEIADEEGVTPREAFLKKMKAKGIIEAKIADVTRETKGGFNYGLAKLEGIRSSRGHQAAVEFQNENLIAYLDGKAVATVPDLICMVDADTFTPVTTENLKYGKRVLLLVLEADKVWHTQAGIDLAGPRWFGYDLDYIPFDSIQSEL is encoded by the coding sequence ATGCAAAAATTGGTTTCTTCTGATATTCCCGATATCGCTCTCGGTTCCTCCTTATTGGGAGCCGGCGGTGGAGGCGACCCCTATGGGGGAAGCCTGATCGCACGTCAGGCCTTGGAAAAGGTGGGCAGCATCGATCTCTACGACGCCGAAGAGGTGCCTGACGATTGGATTGTCGCCACCATCGGCGGTGTCGGAGCGCCCAGCGTAATGGCGGAAAAGGGCATCAACGGATGCGAATTCCCCAATCTGCTCAAAGCCATGAAGGAACAGACGGGTCACAGCCTCAACGCGTTCGTGCTCTCCGAAATAGGCGGCATGAACTCGGTCATCCCCGTTGCCGCTTCGGCCGTGGCCGGCATCCCGCTGGTCAACGTGGACGGCATGGGTCGCGCCTTCCCGGGCTTGCAGCAGGATTCGTATAATATCGCCGGCGTCCATACCTGGCCGATGGCCTTCGCGGACGAAAAAGGCAATGTCGCGATGCTCACCACCATCGACAACGACTGGATGGAGAACCTTGGCAGGGCGGCCGTCGACGCAATGGGCGGTCAGGGCATCGCCCTCGGCCAGCTGATGAGCGGCAAGACGATGAAACGGGCCGCCGTCCGAGATTCGCTCACCAAGGCACGTTTCATCGGCCGCACCATCCGCACCATCAAGGAAATCGCCGACGAAGAAGGCGTCACACCTCGCGAGGCATTCCTGAAAAAGATGAAGGCCAAAGGCATCATCGAGGCAAAGATTGCCGACGTGACCCGTGAAACGAAAGGCGGATTCAACTACGGCCTGGCCAAGCTCGAAGGCATCCGTTCCTCCCGCGGACATCAGGCCGCCGTGGAGTTCCAGAACGAAAACCTGATTGCCTACCTTGACGGCAAGGCTGTCGCCACCGTTCCGGATCTGATCTGCATGGTGGATGCCGACACCTTCACCCCGGTGACCACCGAAAATCTGAAGTACGGCAAGCGTGTTCTGTTGCTCGTCTTGGAAGCCGACAAGGTCTGGCATACGCAGGCCGGCATCGACCTGGCCGGACCGCGCTGGTTCGGTTACGACCTCGATTACATCCCCTTCGACTCAATCCAATCCGAGCTTTAG
- a CDS encoding cytosine permease yields the protein MTTTSAQPGIDSSEGSEAEYKENSLYVPQNQRRNWWSIALIWIGQSINVSTLMTGAILGAGLTLRDAFLAALIGFGIIEAYMCFVAMEATDTGLPTSAMSSAALGRKGGRYVISIIIGISLIGWFSVQAAVCGSSFSLMAAKFGWSISPQICEIVLGLLMLITAVLGFDGVKWVNYIAAPLLFIICVYGLFTSVSTTGMSSLFSYVPKQSIGLVAGINIAVGFFAVGGATVGDFSRYAKDRKGAVLSSIIGIWPPMVILLVMGAMLAIVKPESGGDISKIMASMGLAGLALIALVMSTWSVNVSNAYSAGLAFAVIADKGDKGYKVSTTISGILGIILAVAGIMDYFQLFLTVLSAMIPALAGAMIADYWLVRKARPENFKPLDGFSVPGLVSFIGGSIVALITGGTFASVPALSFLDHPFFLGPVNGIVVSILLYVLVYKAMKLPAFPGAIQLTRKGE from the coding sequence ATGACGACGACGTCAGCCCAGCCGGGAATTGATTCCTCGGAGGGCTCAGAGGCGGAATATAAGGAAAACAGTCTGTATGTGCCTCAAAATCAAAGAAGAAATTGGTGGTCAATCGCGCTGATCTGGATAGGCCAGTCGATTAATGTATCGACACTGATGACCGGCGCGATTCTAGGCGCAGGGCTGACTCTGCGCGACGCCTTCCTGGCGGCGCTGATCGGATTCGGCATCATCGAGGCCTACATGTGCTTCGTGGCTATGGAAGCCACCGACACCGGCCTGCCGACCTCGGCCATGTCGTCAGCGGCTCTGGGCCGCAAGGGTGGCCGCTACGTCATCTCCATCATCATCGGCATCAGCCTTATCGGCTGGTTCAGCGTTCAGGCGGCCGTCTGTGGCTCGTCCTTCTCGCTGATGGCCGCCAAATTCGGCTGGTCGATCTCACCACAGATTTGCGAGATTGTATTGGGCCTGCTGATGCTAATCACCGCGGTTCTTGGCTTCGATGGTGTCAAATGGGTCAACTATATCGCCGCGCCGCTGCTCTTCATCATTTGTGTATACGGGCTTTTCACTTCCGTGTCCACCACTGGCATGTCCAGTCTTTTCTCCTACGTGCCCAAGCAGAGCATCGGTCTGGTCGCCGGCATCAATATCGCGGTCGGTTTCTTCGCTGTCGGTGGGGCGACGGTCGGGGACTTTTCGAGGTACGCCAAGGACCGTAAGGGTGCGGTGCTCTCCAGCATCATCGGCATCTGGCCTCCGATGGTCATTCTTCTGGTGATGGGAGCGATGCTCGCCATCGTCAAGCCCGAATCAGGCGGCGACATCTCCAAGATCATGGCCTCCATGGGATTGGCCGGATTGGCACTGATCGCGCTGGTCATGTCCACCTGGTCCGTCAACGTGAGCAATGCCTATTCCGCAGGGCTTGCATTTGCCGTCATCGCAGACAAGGGCGACAAAGGCTACAAGGTCTCCACGACCATCTCGGGCATATTGGGCATCATCCTCGCGGTGGCTGGCATCATGGACTATTTCCAGCTCTTCCTCACCGTGCTTTCCGCGATGATTCCGGCCTTGGCAGGAGCCATGATCGCCGACTACTGGCTGGTGCGCAAGGCGCGTCCGGAAAACTTCAAGCCACTCGATGGGTTCTCGGTTCCCGGTCTGGTCTCGTTCATCGGCGGTTCCATCGTCGCGTTGATAACCGGCGGCACGTTCGCTTCGGTGCCTGCCCTCTCGTTCCTTGACCACCCATTCTTCCTCGGGCCGGTCAACGGCATCGTGGTCTCGATTTTGCTTTACGTCTTGGTATACAAGGCCATGAAACTGCCGGCATTCCCCGGCGCCATTCAATTGACTCGCAAAGGTGAATGA
- a CDS encoding nitrilase-related carbon-nitrogen hydrolase, which translates to MAKIVLSQFESVLCDTKANVAKALKLIEAAGEQDADIIVFPELFSTGYQLDVVGPRITELAEPLDGPSITAMREAARKARVYVVASIALYHDDLPGVPFNSSVLIDRDGNIAGVYDKQHLWAKERFYFKGGNGTPVFHTDFGTVGLMICYDMGFPEVARELALKGAQIVICPSAWCEPDNDIWNINTPARALENTVFLAAVNRYGREQDLYMGGHSRVCDPRGRVIAELEEQKEDVLSVDIDLAKVVSNRQTSPYLRDRRPELYQDVLLP; encoded by the coding sequence ATGGCGAAAATCGTATTGTCACAGTTCGAAAGCGTACTGTGCGACACCAAAGCCAATGTCGCCAAGGCATTGAAACTTATCGAGGCTGCAGGAGAGCAGGACGCGGACATCATCGTGTTTCCCGAACTGTTCAGCACCGGCTACCAGCTCGATGTGGTCGGTCCTCGTATCACCGAACTTGCCGAGCCTCTCGATGGTCCCAGCATCACTGCGATGAGGGAGGCGGCGCGCAAGGCTAGGGTCTACGTCGTCGCTTCCATCGCGCTCTATCACGACGACCTGCCTGGTGTTCCGTTCAACAGTTCGGTGCTGATCGACCGGGACGGCAATATCGCCGGGGTCTACGACAAGCAGCATCTGTGGGCCAAGGAACGCTTCTACTTCAAAGGCGGCAACGGCACGCCGGTTTTCCATACCGACTTCGGCACTGTCGGCCTGATGATCTGCTACGACATGGGATTCCCCGAGGTCGCACGCGAGTTGGCGCTCAAAGGCGCGCAAATTGTAATCTGTCCCTCGGCCTGGTGCGAACCGGATAACGACATCTGGAACATCAACACCCCCGCCCGGGCTTTGGAAAACACGGTTTTCCTCGCCGCGGTCAATCGGTACGGTCGGGAACAGGACCTTTATATGGGCGGCCACAGCCGGGTTTGCGATCCGCGCGGGCGTGTCATCGCCGAGCTTGAGGAGCAGAAGGAAGATGTGCTGAGCGTCGACATCGACTTGGCCAAGGTGGTCTCCAACCGCCAGACCAGTCCTTATCTGCGCGACCGACGTCCGGAACTCTATCAGGATGTGCTGCTTCCCTGA
- a CDS encoding cytosine permease: protein MSSAQKSNTPGTQPENISKSSSEGVVEDNDYTLSRVPAHAKKPFWKILLIRIGSICCVSQLVLGAALGYGMTFWGAFWATMLGSVLLEIISWALGTAAAREGLSTSLLSRWTGFGKMGSAIFGGVMAISMVGWFGVQNSVFGNGLSSIIPFTDFLGKFETPGWSIVTGLAITLLVVFGVNAIADFATVLVPLFIIVVLYASFHVFQSTPFMTLFTSPAPGPALSLGAATTMVTGGFIAGAIATPDYGRYLKNGKQVFWMTLIGTFVGELGMNLLAVLLAHATGTNNVVDMMMKTSGIVGVIIVITSTVKLNDINLYSSSLGLSTMINAVFNRKLNRNVLVWSLGIVGTFLSVIGILKYFTNFLTLLGVAVPPVAGIMVIDYYILRRQGRKDLEATRASGTLPSSVEKWNPVSLIVWVLGFAIGEITSIYSIGIPGLNSLIISALLYWVVMEIMAKVKGVKTIEFAHTSQVL from the coding sequence ATGTCTTCAGCTCAAAAATCAAACACGCCAGGCACACAGCCTGAGAATATATCAAAAAGCAGCTCAGAAGGGGTCGTCGAAGACAACGATTACACGCTTTCAAGAGTACCTGCCCACGCGAAAAAACCGTTCTGGAAAATATTGCTGATCCGTATCGGCAGCATTTGCTGCGTCTCCCAGCTGGTGCTCGGTGCGGCCCTGGGTTATGGCATGACGTTCTGGGGTGCGTTCTGGGCCACGATGCTCGGTTCGGTACTTCTTGAAATCATCAGCTGGGCGCTCGGTACCGCAGCCGCACGCGAAGGACTTTCCACCAGTCTTCTGTCTCGCTGGACAGGTTTCGGCAAAATGGGCTCAGCCATTTTCGGCGGGGTGATGGCCATTTCCATGGTCGGCTGGTTCGGCGTTCAGAATTCGGTTTTCGGTAATGGTCTTTCCAGCATCATCCCGTTCACCGATTTTCTGGGGAAGTTCGAAACGCCTGGCTGGTCGATTGTAACCGGCCTGGCCATTACCTTGCTCGTGGTCTTCGGAGTCAATGCGATTGCCGATTTCGCAACCGTGCTGGTGCCGCTGTTCATCATCGTCGTGCTTTACGCGTCATTCCATGTCTTCCAGTCCACTCCGTTCATGACGCTGTTCACTTCTCCCGCCCCTGGCCCGGCGCTTTCGCTTGGCGCGGCCACGACGATGGTAACCGGCGGATTCATTGCCGGAGCGATTGCTACACCCGATTATGGCCGTTATCTCAAGAACGGCAAGCAGGTCTTCTGGATGACTCTGATCGGTACGTTCGTCGGCGAGTTGGGCATGAACCTTCTGGCAGTGCTTCTGGCCCACGCCACCGGCACCAACAATGTGGTCGACATGATGATGAAGACCTCGGGAATCGTCGGTGTAATCATCGTCATCACCTCGACGGTCAAGCTCAACGACATCAACCTGTATTCTTCTTCGCTTGGGCTTTCCACCATGATCAATGCCGTGTTCAACCGCAAGCTCAACCGTAACGTCCTCGTCTGGAGCCTGGGCATCGTGGGAACCTTCCTCTCCGTAATCGGCATCCTCAAGTACTTCACCAACTTCCTGACGTTGCTGGGCGTCGCGGTTCCGCCGGTTGCCGGCATCATGGTCATCGACTACTACATTCTCCGTCGTCAGGGACGCAAGGATCTCGAAGCGACGCGTGCATCCGGCACGCTGCCTTCCAGCGTTGAAAAATGGAATCCGGTGTCCCTGATTGTCTGGGTCTTGGGCTTCGCGATCGGTGAAATCACAAGCATCTATTCCATCGGCATTCCCGGACTCAATTCGTTGATCATCTCCGCGTTGTTGTACTGGGTGGTCATGGAGATCATGGCCAAGGTCAAGGGCGTGAAGACCATCGAGTTCGCCCACACCAGCCAGGTCCTCTGA
- the def gene encoding peptide deformylase — MALREIRVVPDPVLRTPCEPIREITPAVRNMVQDLLDTVDDPGRAGLSANQIGISLRAFSYNIDGKLGYVLNPVIEETRGEQYGDEGCLSVPKLWYKTRRADYARVRGINLDGKTIVVEGTGIMGRMLQHETDHLDGHIYLDRLEKEERREAMRRMRSLN, encoded by the coding sequence TTGGCGTTACGAGAAATAAGGGTCGTGCCCGATCCGGTGTTGAGAACCCCGTGTGAACCGATTCGCGAGATCACCCCCGCGGTGCGCAACATGGTGCAGGATTTGCTGGATACGGTCGATGATCCCGGTCGCGCGGGACTTTCAGCAAACCAGATCGGCATCAGCCTGCGCGCTTTCTCCTACAACATCGACGGCAAACTCGGTTACGTCCTGAACCCGGTCATCGAAGAGACCAGGGGAGAGCAGTACGGCGACGAAGGCTGCCTTTCGGTTCCCAAACTCTGGTACAAGACCCGTCGCGCCGATTACGCCCGTGTTCGCGGCATCAATCTCGACGGCAAGACCATCGTCGTGGAAGGCACCGGCATCATGGGCCGCATGCTCCAGCACGAAACCGATCATCTCGACGGGCACATTTACCTCGATCGCCTTGAAAAGGAAGAACGCCGCGAGGCCATGCGCCGCATGCGATCCCTGAATTAG
- a CDS encoding AMP-dependent synthetase/ligase has protein sequence MLREFYLDPVTKTTDKDTIYSLLSKRAGKDPDGTIAEWLDEDTQQWHTVTAGEMLERVRKVAKGLIGLGAKAGSMVVIYAATSYEWGVVDFACAAIGAVSVPIYETDSPKQAKGIVEDVDPIVAFGGDAEHTQTLEEFRRDRDGLKYVFNLQEGGLEAVSDFGTSVSDEELDEAISRVRADDMLTIVYTSGSTGAPKGVMLSHRNFVSTTFIGWAVLDDMLYQPSRLLLFLPLAHCFARYIQYVAIGAQGVVGYTPSAKHLLTDLRTFKPTYLLGVPRVFEKVYNAASQKAGAGLQGRIFNMAFKHFVKWSKDGQEGRGHTLAERLEHKFYMKTVGASVRSALGPNLKYVACGGAPMNADLAHFFNGMDGITFIQGYGMTETAAPCIVAFQDFNKVGAVGRPGTGIAVKLADDDELLINGEDVFLGYYKQPELTAEAKEPGGWVHSGDIAQIDDDGFVYITGRKKDIIITAGGKNVSPAPMEDTIGTCPIVSHAVVIGDGRPFIAALIELDPEMVRSWLANNGMDENMPMAEICKNDAVRAYVQQYIDQANSSVSRAESVRKFVIVEDQFTQENGMLTPSMKVVRGEVLKHYADLINTQVYTPKTRVKPAPSATAGFIDKTTESMRQATPKVREAYEQAKQNVGARLAEHEAGHDAEREGEDPWKKAPKADAEGKDLPDQK, from the coding sequence ATGTTGCGAGAATTCTATTTGGATCCTGTCACCAAAACCACCGATAAGGACACCATCTATTCCCTGTTGTCCAAGCGAGCCGGAAAGGACCCGGACGGAACCATAGCCGAATGGCTCGATGAGGATACCCAGCAATGGCACACCGTCACCGCCGGTGAAATGCTTGAGCGCGTACGCAAGGTCGCCAAGGGTCTCATCGGGCTGGGAGCCAAGGCCGGAAGCATGGTCGTCATCTACGCCGCCACCAGCTACGAATGGGGAGTGGTCGATTTCGCTTGCGCTGCCATCGGTGCGGTGAGCGTGCCGATTTACGAAACGGATTCGCCCAAGCAGGCCAAGGGCATCGTCGAGGACGTCGACCCGATCGTCGCTTTCGGCGGAGATGCGGAACACACCCAGACGCTTGAGGAATTCCGCCGTGACCGTGACGGTCTCAAATACGTGTTCAACCTACAAGAGGGCGGACTTGAAGCCGTCTCCGATTTCGGCACTTCGGTAAGCGACGAAGAGCTTGATGAGGCCATTTCGCGCGTGCGTGCCGACGACATGCTGACCATCGTCTACACCTCCGGATCTACCGGTGCACCCAAGGGTGTCATGCTTTCGCATCGCAATTTCGTTTCCACGACATTCATCGGCTGGGCCGTGCTCGATGATATGCTCTACCAGCCGAGCCGATTGTTGCTCTTCCTGCCGTTGGCACATTGCTTCGCCAGATACATCCAATACGTCGCCATCGGCGCTCAGGGTGTTGTCGGCTATACGCCAAGCGCCAAGCATCTCCTGACCGATCTGCGCACGTTCAAGCCGACCTATCTGCTCGGCGTCCCGCGTGTGTTCGAGAAGGTCTACAACGCCGCTTCACAGAAAGCCGGTGCCGGATTGCAGGGCCGCATCTTCAACATGGCGTTCAAACATTTCGTCAAGTGGTCGAAGGACGGACAGGAAGGGCGCGGACACACCCTTGCCGAGCGTCTGGAACACAAGTTCTATATGAAGACCGTCGGAGCCTCGGTGCGCAGTGCCTTGGGCCCGAACCTCAAGTATGTCGCCTGCGGCGGTGCTCCGATGAACGCCGATCTGGCGCACTTCTTCAACGGCATGGACGGAATCACCTTCATCCAGGGTTACGGCATGACAGAAACCGCCGCGCCCTGCATCGTAGCCTTCCAAGACTTCAACAAGGTCGGGGCCGTCGGGCGTCCGGGCACCGGCATCGCCGTCAAACTTGCCGATGACGATGAGCTGCTCATTAACGGCGAGGACGTTTTCCTGGGCTACTACAAACAGCCCGAACTTACCGCCGAAGCCAAGGAACCGGGCGGTTGGGTCCATTCCGGCGACATCGCGCAGATCGACGACGACGGCTTCGTCTACATCACCGGCCGTAAGAAAGACATCATCATCACTGCCGGCGGCAAGAACGTGAGCCCTGCCCCGATGGAAGACACCATCGGCACCTGCCCGATCGTTTCCCACGCCGTGGTCATCGGCGACGGCCGCCCCTTCATCGCGGCGCTTATCGAACTCGACCCCGAAATGGTGCGTTCGTGGCTTGCCAACAACGGCATGGATGAAAACATGCCGATGGCCGAAATCTGCAAGAACGATGCGGTTCGTGCCTACGTCCAGCAATATATCGACCAGGCCAACAGCTCGGTTTCCCGCGCCGAATCCGTGCGCAAGTTCGTCATCGTCGAAGATCAGTTCACTCAGGAGAACGGCATGCTTACCCCGAGCATGAAGGTCGTGCGTGGCGAGGTCCTGAAACACTATGCCGATCTCATCAACACGCAGGTCTATACTCCTAAGACGCGAGTCAAGCCGGCACCGTCGGCCACCGCAGGATTCATCGACAAGACCACTGAATCCATGCGTCAGGCCACTCCGAAGGTTCGCGAGGCCTACGAACAGGCCAAGCAGAATGTCGGAGCCCGCCTTGCCGAACACGAGGCTGGGCATGACGCCGAGCGTGAGGGCGAGGATCCTTGGAAGAAAGCTCCAAAGGCTGATGCCGAAGGAAAAGACTTGCCGGACCAGAAGTAA
- a CDS encoding Rv3235 family protein, which yields MNEKRQGRSQTLTQEPSSMKTHPQQMVVTQQSGLPTYDGSIRIELSNRPVPYHISRCYPGTLSEAECRKSSLNSCRLACMSLDVVRGRTPPQTLQHSLSGPCVQRLETMSYLLENHLRTHQELKAKLCYLPAVPMLVYTTLVSPDTTETVVSLCVGKSTYWVTLVFHRSGSRWICTTADLG from the coding sequence ATGAACGAAAAGAGACAAGGACGATCGCAGACGCTGACACAAGAGCCGTCGAGTATGAAGACGCACCCGCAACAGATGGTGGTCACACAGCAATCAGGATTGCCCACTTACGACGGGTCCATCCGCATCGAATTGTCGAATCGGCCCGTCCCATACCATATTTCACGCTGTTATCCGGGAACGCTTAGCGAAGCGGAATGTCGCAAGTCCAGCCTCAATTCGTGCAGGCTGGCATGTATGAGCCTGGACGTGGTGCGTGGACGCACGCCACCGCAGACGCTGCAGCATTCCCTAAGCGGCCCTTGTGTGCAACGTCTCGAAACAATGTCGTACCTGTTGGAGAACCATCTGCGCACGCATCAGGAGCTAAAGGCCAAGCTCTGCTATCTTCCCGCCGTACCGATGCTGGTATACACGACGCTCGTGAGTCCCGATACCACCGAGACAGTCGTCAGCCTATGCGTAGGCAAGTCGACCTACTGGGTCACGCTGGTGTTCCACCGCAGCGGTTCGCGATGGATTTGCACCACTGCTGACCTCGGTTGA
- a CDS encoding GuaB3 family IMP dehydrogenase-related protein, whose translation MTQEIEIGLGKKGRLAYSLDDIAIVPSRRTRDPKDVSTAWQIDAYQFDVPVLSAPMDSVTSPATAIAMGKLGALGVLDLEGLWTRYDDPQPLLDEISQLDEANATARLQEIYAEPIKPELITKRLHEIRDAGVTVAGALSPQLTQEFYSTVVDAGVDLFVIRGTAVSAEHVSESHEPLNLKKFIYDLDVPVIVGGAASYTAALHLMRTGAAGVLVGFGGGAVSATRATIGVHAPMATAIADVAEARRDYMDESGGRYVQIIADGGMGTSGSFVKALAMGADAVMLGAPLARATEAPGKGTHWGAEARHPSLPRGKRTKVGTVAPLQQILFGPSHNADGSVNFIGALRRAMASTGYVDLKNFQHCDVAVTLSHLG comes from the coding sequence ATGACTCAGGAAATTGAAATCGGTTTGGGCAAAAAAGGCCGTCTGGCCTATTCATTGGACGATATCGCCATCGTCCCTTCCCGCAGGACCCGCGATCCGAAGGACGTTTCGACGGCTTGGCAGATTGACGCCTACCAGTTCGACGTTCCGGTGCTTTCGGCCCCGATGGATTCGGTGACCAGCCCTGCCACGGCAATCGCCATGGGCAAGCTGGGCGCCCTCGGCGTGCTTGATCTCGAAGGATTGTGGACACGTTACGATGACCCGCAACCACTGCTCGACGAGATCAGCCAGCTCGACGAGGCCAATGCCACGGCTCGCCTGCAGGAGATTTATGCAGAGCCGATTAAGCCGGAACTGATTACCAAGCGCCTCCACGAGATTCGTGATGCGGGCGTTACGGTGGCCGGTGCGCTTTCGCCCCAGCTCACGCAGGAATTCTATTCGACGGTCGTTGATGCTGGTGTCGACCTCTTCGTCATCCGGGGCACAGCGGTTTCCGCCGAGCATGTTTCGGAAAGCCACGAGCCGCTGAACCTGAAGAAATTCATCTACGACCTTGATGTTCCAGTCATCGTCGGGGGAGCGGCCAGTTATACGGCTGCCCTTCATCTCATGCGTACCGGTGCGGCTGGCGTGCTGGTCGGTTTCGGCGGCGGTGCGGTTTCCGCCACGCGAGCCACCATCGGTGTCCACGCTCCGATGGCCACGGCGATTGCCGATGTGGCCGAGGCCCGGCGAGACTATATGGACGAATCCGGCGGGCGTTACGTACAGATTATCGCCGACGGCGGTATGGGTACTTCCGGCTCGTTCGTCAAGGCTTTGGCGATGGGTGCCGACGCCGTGATGCTCGGGGCTCCTCTTGCGCGCGCCACCGAGGCTCCCGGTAAGGGCACACATTGGGGTGCCGAAGCCCGTCATCCCTCGCTTCCTCGCGGAAAGCGCACGAAGGTCGGCACGGTTGCTCCGTTGCAACAGATTCTCTTCGGGCCAAGCCACAACGCCGACGGCTCGGTCAACTTCATCGGCGCCCTGCGCCGCGCCATGGCCTCGACCGGTTACGTCGATCTCAAGAACTTCCAGCATTGCGACGTTGCGGTCACGCTTTCGCATTTGGGATGA